In Candidatus Ozemobacteraceae bacterium, the following proteins share a genomic window:
- a CDS encoding DUF4931 domain-containing protein — MSEIRHNLLTGEWAVIAPERAKRPGDLAKPKQQAEIPAYQESCPFCRGNEHLTTEERFRLCSDDGNWLVRSVPNKFSVLSPVGEVAPRNEPLGETVSGVGLHEVIIETPLHNRPLALFPPEHAEKLIWTYRERFRAFYADPRIRHVILFKNHGDESGASLQHPHSQVVGLPIVPGQVHERADAALHYQMANGDCLVCRMIAEEQRAGSRMVEENDVFTAFIPFAALSPFHIWIFPKAHAACFATLEDAHLRPLTQILQTILGKIYTSLNNPSFNFVVRSLAVKDAGATYFHWYISIIPRVGKAAGFELGTGMYVNPSIPETSARFLREASPPPIASS, encoded by the coding sequence ATGTCGGAGATTCGGCATAATCTGTTGACGGGGGAGTGGGCGGTGATCGCCCCCGAGCGGGCGAAGCGGCCGGGCGATCTGGCGAAGCCGAAACAGCAGGCGGAGATCCCGGCCTATCAGGAGTCGTGCCCGTTCTGCCGGGGCAACGAGCACCTGACGACGGAAGAGCGGTTCAGGCTGTGTTCCGACGACGGGAACTGGCTGGTTCGGTCGGTGCCGAACAAGTTTTCCGTGCTGTCGCCGGTCGGAGAGGTCGCCCCGCGCAACGAGCCGCTGGGAGAGACCGTGAGCGGCGTCGGCCTTCACGAGGTGATCATCGAGACGCCGCTGCACAACCGGCCCTTGGCCCTGTTCCCGCCCGAGCACGCGGAAAAGCTGATCTGGACGTATCGGGAACGCTTCCGGGCCTTTTACGCCGACCCGAGGATCCGCCACGTGATCCTGTTCAAGAACCACGGCGACGAATCCGGCGCGTCGCTCCAGCACCCGCACTCGCAGGTGGTCGGTCTGCCGATCGTTCCCGGCCAGGTCCACGAGCGGGCCGACGCGGCCCTGCATTACCAGATGGCGAACGGCGACTGTCTGGTCTGCCGCATGATCGCCGAGGAGCAGCGCGCCGGCTCGCGCATGGTCGAGGAAAATGACGTATTCACCGCCTTCATTCCCTTCGCAGCCCTCTCCCCCTTTCACATCTGGATCTTTCCGAAAGCGCACGCGGCCTGTTTCGCGACCCTCGAAGACGCCCATCTGCGGCCGCTCACGCAGATCCTCCAGACGATCCTCGGCAAGATCTACACGTCGCTCAACAACCCGTCGTTCAACTTCGTCGTCCGATCTCTCGCCGTGAAGGACGCCGGCGCCACCTATTTTCACTGGTATATATCGATCATTCCGCGCGTCGGCAAAGCCGCCGGTTTCGAGCTCGGCACGGGGATGTATGTGAACCCGAGCATCCCGGAAACCAGCGCCCGGTTTCTTCGAGAAGCCTCCCCTCCCCCGATCGCCTCATCATAG
- a CDS encoding ankyrin repeat domain-containing protein, whose product MWEKLTQAIEHGDVEAVRMYLTQDPECAKKRNYHDESLLHFAANVGSFEIAVELLRRGARADVPDEFGWTPLHQACARGDVDIVKLFIDSGANIEGISKKHETPLHLAAHDGKEDVVKLLLEAGANREARNEHGETPLHMAAADGHTAIMRLLIEAKADVNAKTLAGETPLHLAAREGDIEVADLCLAHGANPEIEDNQGNNFLEIAVRAGKRDFLEHFSGLELHGPESRDPSPQAGKDVRRTTAMPAVDLRDARRCQGGRSQPVKPEAYKKPEANLEDHVWTKLVQAIERNDLEAVQLLLSQEPDSALRHNYHHETLLHFAAGIGSLGIVNAFLEHGAKADAPDDYGWTPLHEACAQGHAEIVARFIATHANLEAVSKKHETALHLAARHEVEPVVKLLLEAGANLEARNDRGETPLHAATAIGNRSIMQLLLEAGADVNARNLAGETPLHLAAQDGDVDVADLCLSFGANPKEEDKQGKNFIQVAIRAGKRPFLEHFANLDLKGYEPQPGTAAPTAEAADGQQHRIARSRNIRPSIIMKVQDVVAGMMDPKRGMLNVFFLGSEKPDSWFLLELLDTLLWFFVFPLLIFVIWMGFHQKIIPGLVTFSGAGQAESLMLLLQTALNTLIVLVATSLLVETGKDSVPLPHYLHYLRENVRIRVIQFAVIDAFIISRITVNDLFWQAFFPFWAGFMALYGVSFLAWWAETGGTAPAQKPRHNGLHKSA is encoded by the coding sequence ATGTGGGAAAAATTGACGCAGGCCATCGAACACGGGGATGTCGAGGCTGTCCGGATGTATCTTACGCAGGATCCGGAGTGCGCCAAAAAGCGCAATTATCACGATGAGAGCCTGCTTCATTTTGCCGCGAACGTCGGCTCGTTCGAGATCGCTGTCGAACTGCTTCGGCGAGGAGCCAGAGCCGATGTTCCCGACGAGTTCGGCTGGACGCCCCTGCACCAGGCCTGCGCGCGCGGGGACGTCGATATCGTGAAGCTGTTCATCGATTCCGGCGCCAATATCGAGGGAATTTCCAAGAAGCATGAAACGCCCCTGCACCTGGCGGCGCACGACGGCAAAGAGGACGTCGTCAAACTCCTGCTGGAAGCCGGAGCGAACCGGGAAGCTCGAAACGAACATGGCGAAACCCCCCTCCACATGGCGGCCGCCGACGGCCACACGGCGATCATGCGGCTGCTCATCGAGGCGAAAGCCGATGTGAATGCGAAAACCCTTGCCGGAGAAACCCCGCTGCACCTGGCCGCCCGGGAAGGCGATATCGAAGTTGCCGACCTGTGCCTGGCCCATGGAGCCAACCCGGAAATCGAAGACAATCAGGGCAACAATTTCCTCGAAATCGCGGTTCGGGCGGGAAAACGTGATTTTCTCGAGCATTTTTCGGGGCTCGAACTCCACGGCCCCGAATCCCGGGACCCATCACCCCAGGCCGGGAAAGACGTTCGGCGGACGACGGCCATGCCGGCGGTCGATCTCCGGGATGCACGACGGTGCCAGGGAGGCCGTTCGCAGCCTGTCAAGCCCGAGGCCTACAAAAAGCCCGAGGCGAACCTGGAAGACCATGTCTGGACGAAGCTGGTCCAGGCGATCGAGCGCAACGATCTCGAGGCCGTGCAGCTGCTGCTGTCCCAGGAGCCCGACTCGGCCCTGAGACACAATTATCATCACGAGACCCTTCTGCATTTTGCGGCCGGCATCGGCTCGCTCGGGATCGTAAACGCGTTCCTCGAACATGGCGCGAAAGCCGATGCGCCCGACGATTACGGCTGGACGCCCTTGCACGAGGCCTGTGCCCAAGGCCATGCCGAGATCGTGGCGCGCTTCATCGCGACGCATGCCAATCTCGAAGCGGTTTCCAAAAAGCATGAGACGGCATTGCATCTGGCGGCCAGACATGAGGTGGAACCCGTCGTGAAGCTTCTCCTGGAAGCCGGTGCGAATCTCGAGGCGCGGAACGACCGCGGCGAAACCCCTCTCCATGCGGCGACCGCGATCGGGAACAGGTCGATCATGCAGCTGCTCCTCGAAGCGGGCGCCGACGTGAACGCGAGAAACCTCGCCGGAGAGACCCCGTTGCACCTCGCCGCCCAGGACGGCGACGTCGATGTGGCAGACCTGTGTCTGAGCTTCGGCGCGAACCCGAAAGAAGAGGACAAACAGGGAAAAAACTTCATTCAGGTCGCGATCCGGGCCGGAAAACGGCCGTTTCTCGAGCATTTCGCGAACCTCGATCTGAAGGGCTATGAACCCCAGCCGGGGACAGCTGCGCCGACGGCCGAAGCAGCTGACGGGCAGCAGCACAGGATCGCCAGATCCCGGAACATCAGGCCCAGCATCATCATGAAGGTCCAGGACGTCGTCGCCGGTATGATGGATCCGAAACGGGGAATGCTGAACGTGTTTTTTCTCGGTTCGGAAAAGCCGGACAGCTGGTTTCTGCTCGAACTGCTCGACACGCTGCTCTGGTTCTTCGTTTTTCCCCTCCTGATCTTCGTCATCTGGATGGGCTTCCATCAGAAGATCATCCCCGGTTTGGTGACGTTCTCCGGCGCAGGCCAGGCCGAATCACTGATGCTCCTGCTTCAGACGGCTCTGAACACCCTGATCGTGCTCGTCGCAACGTCGCTTCTCGTCGAGACGGGCAAGGACTCGGTGCCCCTGCCGCATTACCTGCATTACCTGCGAGAGAACGTGCGCATCCGGGTCATCCAGTTTGCCGTGATCGATGCGTTCATCATCAGCCGGATAACGGTGAACGATCTCTTCTGGCAGGCGTTTTTCCCGTTCTGGGCCGGTTTCATGGCCCTCTACGGCGTTTCCTTCCTGGCCTGGTGGGCGGAGACGGGCGGAACGGCGCCCGCTCAGAAGCCTCGCCACAACGGACTGCACAAGTCCGCCTGA
- the mfd gene encoding transcription-repair coupling factor, which translates to MTTLSENVTTGEGRPVLALFAGLERCPDGPFTGLSGTLAPMLLAWLAHQARVTLVLVPTPERAVRLAQETRTWLGSRGGRVATFLPDRASVYDQTAAEAEVTRGRLAAFAMETAGGGLVIAPVCAAAERFMSPRAWRDATIRLAVGDVAKPGELAAKLTRLGYERSNLVNEPGQFAVRGGIVDVFSPHAELPVRLDFFGDELETVKSFSPDTQRTLEKIGRAVLTPALEHPLEEETLRSAAAAVESAIAGLDATKAELLHRRLERFTGRPDSRDIRELAPFLAPGHSFLWDAWPTARLLIENHDQFAEELEIFISDQRIRYSAARDLVPLLPPDAYYHDVGPVLESLKARHAAAFSRFRQPDPAGLAFDVEPLPPAADPTRESLLKELQKLVRENWAVAIVIADSERYHNLRGLLGERKLPLINPRFPWQLAYGKIVLLEGPGRRGFMARAEKVIVLGEDDIYPNQAKPSVRRHATADKAQAFISQLVPGDLVVHSEHGIAEYRGIQTMTAAGTTREYLLLQYAGSDKLYVPTDQVHKVQKYIGMEGARPAVHSLNSKVWEGQKRRVQKNVELIARELLDLYAKRHAGPGFAFPPDGELQMQMEERFPHTETPDQDKAIVSVKNDMEADTPMDRLICGDVGYGKTEVAMRAAFKAVCAGKQVAVLAPTTLLAFQHHQTFLNRFDGFPVSVDLVCRLRKPADQKETLKKASSGKLDVLIGTHRILSSDVRFKDLGLLIVDEEQRFGVKHKEKLKQFKSSIDVLTLAATPIPRTLQMALSGIRQISVIDTPPEQRRPVQTYVAPFDPTWAKRAIIEELKRGGQVFYVYNRVETIDRKAAFLRDLVPEARVGVAHGQMAEEEVERTMLAFIRGEFDVLLASTIVESGLDIPNANTLIVDESERLGLSQMYQLRGRVGRSSRQAFAFFFYSKGKRLTQEAAERLATIEEHTALGSGFRIAMRDLQIRGAGNVLGEEQSGHIAAVGFALYIELLEEAVTRLRGGGIVRAPEVSIEIPVSALFPAHYIPDEETRIEMYARLARCADLGLLELLREEVTDRFGELPVEGRRLFAVTRLRLLAGQAGVRKVSRVLNRLRFEFDPARRPDIGALLNANAMFYRRIALNPADPQAVLLQLSGEEGDELVEMTGEFLGSLGPAETPATKADSAWEPVPVVSDTAAKRREQNIDTYPCDITVIQPGIEMPVARTVRTGRAGRRQGDKRPKF; encoded by the coding sequence ATGACGACACTCTCTGAGAACGTAACGACCGGCGAAGGACGTCCGGTGCTCGCGCTTTTCGCGGGGCTGGAGCGATGCCCCGACGGGCCGTTCACCGGCCTATCCGGCACCCTGGCCCCGATGCTGCTCGCCTGGCTAGCCCACCAGGCGCGGGTCACGCTCGTCCTCGTTCCCACCCCCGAGCGCGCCGTGCGGCTCGCCCAGGAAACCCGAACCTGGCTCGGTTCGCGGGGCGGGCGCGTCGCGACGTTCCTGCCGGATCGGGCGTCCGTCTACGACCAGACCGCCGCCGAAGCCGAGGTCACCCGCGGGCGTCTGGCCGCGTTCGCCATGGAAACGGCGGGCGGAGGCCTCGTCATCGCCCCTGTCTGCGCCGCGGCCGAGCGGTTCATGAGCCCGCGCGCCTGGCGCGATGCGACGATACGCCTCGCGGTCGGCGATGTCGCGAAGCCGGGCGAACTGGCTGCGAAACTCACCAGGCTCGGGTACGAGCGGTCGAACCTCGTGAACGAGCCGGGCCAGTTCGCTGTTCGCGGCGGCATCGTCGACGTCTTCTCGCCGCATGCCGAACTGCCGGTGCGGCTTGATTTCTTCGGGGACGAGCTCGAAACCGTGAAAAGCTTCTCGCCCGACACCCAGCGCACGCTCGAAAAGATCGGACGAGCCGTGCTCACGCCGGCTCTCGAACACCCGCTCGAAGAGGAGACGCTCCGTTCCGCGGCAGCCGCCGTCGAGTCGGCGATCGCCGGTCTCGACGCCACGAAAGCAGAACTGCTGCATCGGCGCCTCGAGCGGTTCACGGGCCGCCCCGACAGCCGCGACATCCGGGAACTGGCCCCCTTCCTCGCACCCGGACATTCGTTCCTCTGGGACGCCTGGCCCACCGCCCGCCTGCTGATCGAGAACCACGACCAGTTCGCCGAGGAGCTCGAAATCTTCATCTCCGACCAGCGAATCCGGTATTCGGCAGCGCGCGATCTGGTGCCGCTCCTGCCGCCGGACGCGTATTACCACGACGTCGGGCCGGTTCTCGAGTCGCTCAAGGCGAGACATGCGGCGGCGTTCAGCCGGTTCCGCCAGCCGGATCCGGCCGGCCTCGCCTTCGACGTCGAGCCCCTGCCGCCCGCCGCGGACCCGACGCGCGAATCCCTGTTGAAAGAACTTCAGAAGCTCGTCCGAGAGAACTGGGCGGTCGCGATCGTCATCGCCGACTCCGAGCGGTATCACAATCTGCGCGGTCTGCTCGGCGAGCGGAAGCTGCCGCTCATCAACCCTCGCTTTCCCTGGCAGCTGGCCTACGGGAAGATCGTCCTGCTCGAAGGCCCCGGCAGGCGCGGCTTCATGGCCCGCGCCGAAAAGGTGATCGTGCTCGGCGAGGACGACATCTACCCGAACCAGGCCAAACCGTCGGTCAGGCGGCACGCGACGGCCGACAAGGCGCAGGCGTTCATTTCCCAGCTCGTTCCGGGCGACCTGGTGGTTCATTCCGAACACGGCATCGCCGAGTATCGCGGCATCCAGACGATGACGGCGGCCGGCACGACGCGCGAATACCTGCTTCTGCAGTATGCCGGCTCCGACAAGCTGTACGTGCCGACGGACCAGGTCCACAAGGTCCAGAAATACATCGGCATGGAAGGCGCGCGACCCGCGGTCCACAGCCTGAACTCGAAGGTCTGGGAAGGCCAGAAGCGACGGGTGCAGAAAAACGTCGAACTGATCGCACGCGAGCTGCTCGACCTGTATGCGAAGCGCCACGCCGGCCCCGGCTTCGCATTCCCGCCCGACGGCGAGCTGCAGATGCAGATGGAGGAGCGATTCCCCCACACCGAAACCCCCGACCAGGACAAGGCGATCGTGTCGGTCAAAAACGACATGGAGGCGGATACGCCGATGGACCGGCTGATCTGCGGCGACGTCGGCTACGGCAAGACGGAAGTGGCGATGCGGGCCGCATTCAAGGCCGTGTGCGCCGGCAAGCAGGTCGCCGTCCTCGCCCCTACCACCCTGCTCGCGTTTCAGCACCACCAGACGTTTCTGAACCGATTCGACGGCTTCCCCGTCTCGGTCGACCTCGTGTGCAGGCTCCGCAAGCCAGCCGACCAGAAGGAGACCCTGAAGAAAGCCTCGAGCGGCAAGCTCGACGTGCTGATCGGCACGCATCGTATCCTGTCGTCGGACGTGCGGTTCAAGGATCTCGGCCTGCTGATCGTCGACGAGGAACAGCGGTTCGGGGTCAAACACAAGGAGAAGCTCAAACAGTTCAAGTCGAGCATCGACGTGCTGACTCTCGCCGCGACGCCGATTCCGCGCACGCTTCAGATGGCGCTGTCGGGCATCCGCCAGATCAGCGTCATCGATACCCCGCCCGAGCAACGGCGTCCGGTGCAGACCTACGTGGCCCCGTTCGACCCGACCTGGGCGAAACGGGCGATCATCGAGGAACTGAAGCGCGGCGGCCAGGTGTTCTACGTTTATAATAGAGTTGAAACTATAGATAGAAAAGCCGCATTTCTGCGAGATCTCGTCCCCGAGGCGCGGGTCGGCGTCGCGCACGGCCAGATGGCCGAGGAGGAGGTCGAGCGGACGATGCTCGCCTTCATCAGGGGTGAGTTCGACGTGCTTCTCGCCTCGACGATCGTCGAGTCGGGCCTCGATATCCCGAACGCGAACACGCTGATCGTCGACGAATCCGAGCGGCTGGGCCTTTCCCAGATGTACCAGTTACGCGGCCGCGTCGGCCGGTCGAGCCGCCAGGCGTTCGCGTTCTTCTTCTACTCGAAGGGGAAACGGCTGACGCAGGAAGCCGCCGAGCGGCTGGCCACGATCGAGGAGCACACGGCGCTCGGGTCGGGGTTCCGGATCGCGATGCGCGACCTGCAGATCCGCGGCGCCGGCAACGTGCTCGGCGAGGAGCAGAGCGGCCACATCGCGGCGGTCGGCTTCGCCTTATACATCGAGTTGCTCGAGGAGGCCGTCACGCGTCTGCGGGGCGGCGGAATCGTGCGTGCGCCCGAAGTTTCGATCGAGATTCCCGTTTCGGCATTGTTCCCCGCCCATTACATCCCCGACGAGGAAACGCGCATCGAAATGTATGCCCGGCTGGCGCGATGCGCGGATCTCGGCCTGCTGGAACTGTTGCGCGAAGAGGTCACGGATCGGTTCGGCGAACTGCCGGTCGAAGGCAGGCGGCTGTTCGCCGTCACGCGTCTGCGGCTTCTCGCCGGCCAGGCAGGCGTCCGCAAGGTGTCCCGCGTGCTGAACCGCCTGCGATTCGAGTTCGACCCGGCCAGGCGCCCGGATATCGGCGCCCTGCTGAACGCGAACGCGATGTTCTACCGGAGAATCGCGCTGAACCCGGCCGACCCGCAGGCCGTGCTGCTGCAACTTTCCGGGGAAGAGGGCGACGAGCTCGTCGAGATGACCGGGGAGTTCCTCGGCTCGCTCGGGCCCGCCGAGACTCCCGCGACGAAAGCGGATTCAGCCTGGGAACCCGTGCCGGTCGTATCGGATACGGCGGCGAAGCGGCGTGAACAAAATATCGATACATATCCCTGCGACATCACGGTCATCCAGCCGGGGATCGAGATGCCGGTGGCACGCACCGTTCGAACGGGCAGAGCAGGCCGCCGGCAGGGCGATAAGCGGCCGAAATTCTGA
- a CDS encoding diguanylate cyclase: MKRTPTDLNAHLLTNLVLVGVLLISVWRGQAPFDTVIRLPSLLFVLVIINTVLLFRDSLFGVEFGERSARRAGRRAGHGSKDEIATLRNILQTRTVDRDASLPADALGGLLGVSGQAGMCLYMLDEGGAFTQLAACGTLSPQLTAARFALQNGELRLLHPAGLGDEMLCRWETAPRCFRHASAVTMLAVEVMPLSFYGNQRALLVALPGDGGRTIEHHIDPESAALFLESALARWQASIRASEGRALDAQTGLQRAEWFKESFEIEVERSERYHQNLTLMLLDLAPCDDLPAAQRDALRIAVSTALRDSLRRLDQAFVGSRPNRFAAILTETNIEVANRVTERVRQAFAAGTATLRGLNPRLAVGIATYPVDATHGDGLREMAEEALNEAVRTGKPVVAYGEIYMNAGANPPHPGEKK; the protein is encoded by the coding sequence GTGAAACGCACGCCGACCGATCTGAACGCACATCTGCTGACGAACCTGGTCCTCGTCGGGGTTCTGCTGATATCCGTCTGGCGCGGTCAGGCGCCGTTCGACACCGTCATCCGCCTGCCGAGCCTTCTGTTCGTCCTCGTCATCATCAACACGGTTCTCCTGTTCCGCGACTCCCTCTTCGGCGTCGAATTCGGCGAGCGCTCGGCCCGCAGAGCCGGACGCCGGGCAGGTCATGGATCGAAAGACGAGATCGCGACGCTGCGGAACATCCTTCAGACACGAACGGTTGACCGCGACGCCTCCCTTCCCGCCGACGCTCTCGGGGGCCTCCTCGGCGTCTCAGGCCAGGCCGGCATGTGCCTGTACATGCTCGATGAAGGCGGTGCCTTCACGCAGCTCGCCGCGTGCGGAACCCTCTCGCCCCAACTCACGGCGGCCCGGTTCGCCCTGCAGAACGGCGAGTTGCGGCTCCTCCATCCGGCCGGCCTGGGCGACGAAATGCTCTGCCGCTGGGAAACCGCGCCGCGTTGCTTCCGCCACGCCTCCGCGGTCACCATGCTCGCCGTCGAGGTGATGCCGCTTTCCTTCTACGGCAACCAGCGCGCCCTCCTCGTAGCCCTCCCGGGCGACGGCGGAAGAACGATCGAGCACCATATCGACCCGGAATCGGCCGCCCTGTTCCTCGAAAGCGCGCTCGCACGCTGGCAGGCTTCCATCCGGGCCTCCGAGGGCCGGGCGCTCGACGCCCAGACGGGCCTCCAACGGGCCGAGTGGTTCAAGGAGTCGTTCGAGATCGAAGTCGAGCGCTCCGAGCGGTATCACCAGAACCTCACGCTCATGCTCCTCGACCTGGCGCCGTGCGACGACCTGCCGGCCGCCCAGCGCGACGCCCTGCGCATCGCCGTCTCGACGGCCCTGCGCGACTCGCTGCGACGACTCGACCAGGCCTTCGTCGGCAGCCGCCCCAACCGGTTCGCGGCCATCCTGACCGAGACGAACATCGAGGTCGCGAACCGCGTGACCGAGCGCGTGCGCCAGGCGTTCGCCGCCGGCACCGCGACGCTTCGCGGCCTGAACCCCCGCCTCGCCGTCGGAATCGCCACCTACCCGGTCGATGCGACCCACGGCGACGGGCTTCGCGAGATGGCTGAGGAGGCCCTGAACGAAGCCGTCAGAACCGGAAAGCCCGTTGTGGCATACGGTGAAATATATATGAACGCCGGAGCGAACCCACCCCATCCAGGAGAAAAGAAATGA
- a CDS encoding (2Fe-2S)-binding protein — MSGSHLVQIRFQLNGRNAEAEVEPATTLLELLRRTFRLTAAKEGCGKGECGACTVLLNGEPVNSCLKLAATLRPEDRVETLEGLETDPLMTTVQQAYVDAGAVQCGFCIPGMVMSSYSLLKRVPQPIEHQIKEALSGNICRCTGYRKIVAAVRQAGNIAPIGAKGGRP, encoded by the coding sequence ATGAGCGGCTCTCACCTCGTACAGATCCGGTTCCAGCTCAACGGCAGAAACGCCGAGGCCGAGGTGGAACCGGCCACGACCCTGCTGGAACTCCTCCGCCGGACCTTCCGGCTCACCGCGGCGAAGGAAGGCTGCGGGAAGGGCGAGTGCGGCGCCTGCACGGTGCTCCTCAACGGCGAGCCCGTCAACAGCTGCCTCAAGCTCGCGGCGACTCTCCGCCCGGAAGACCGCGTGGAAACCCTCGAAGGGCTCGAAACAGATCCCCTCATGACGACCGTCCAGCAGGCCTACGTCGACGCCGGGGCCGTCCAGTGCGGCTTCTGCATCCCGGGGATGGTCATGTCCTCCTACTCGCTGCTCAAGCGGGTTCCCCAGCCGATCGAACACCAGATCAAGGAGGCCCTGTCCGGCAACATCTGCCGATGCACCGGTTACCGGAAGATCGTCGCGGCCGTCAGGCAGGCCGGAAACATCGCCCCGATCGGGGCGAAGGGAGGCAGACCATGA
- a CDS encoding xanthine dehydrogenase family protein subunit M produces MNAASSPIRYHRPADAAAASALLAENAGALVVAGGTDLIVKWKNGLLPGLTDLVDLGALSLNRISAEGGKLRIGSSCTMEQIRNNPLVLGRFPTLVSAVGQIGALQIRHAATLGGNVANASPAGDSIPALMVLEAAVVLGGPNGRRTVAIGDFFTGPGKTVMQKGEFIEAFELPDRVTKGCFLKLGERLAHAISKVSLALATWDGPGGKRTVRIAMGAVAPKVIRATAAEQLLESQAWPLPAELLDKAAQAASDAATPIDDIRSVKGYRKKMAGVLLAKAVRGIE; encoded by the coding sequence ATGAATGCCGCATCATCCCCCATCCGTTACCATCGACCCGCTGACGCCGCCGCCGCATCCGCGCTGCTCGCGGAAAACGCCGGCGCTCTCGTCGTCGCCGGCGGCACCGACCTCATCGTGAAATGGAAAAATGGGCTCCTGCCCGGTCTGACCGACCTGGTCGATCTCGGCGCTCTCAGCCTCAACCGGATCTCCGCCGAAGGCGGAAAACTCCGCATCGGAAGCAGCTGCACGATGGAACAGATCCGGAACAACCCGCTCGTGCTCGGGCGCTTTCCGACGCTGGTCTCGGCCGTCGGCCAGATCGGCGCGCTCCAGATCCGCCACGCGGCGACGCTCGGCGGCAACGTGGCGAACGCCTCGCCGGCCGGCGACTCGATTCCCGCGCTGATGGTGCTCGAAGCGGCGGTGGTGCTCGGCGGCCCGAACGGTCGTCGTACCGTCGCGATCGGCGACTTTTTCACCGGGCCCGGGAAAACCGTCATGCAGAAGGGCGAGTTCATCGAGGCGTTCGAACTGCCCGACCGCGTCACGAAAGGCTGCTTCCTCAAGCTCGGCGAGCGCCTCGCCCATGCGATTTCCAAGGTGTCCCTCGCCCTCGCGACCTGGGACGGGCCCGGCGGAAAACGCACCGTCCGTATCGCCATGGGCGCCGTGGCCCCAAAGGTCATCCGGGCGACGGCCGCGGAGCAACTGCTCGAATCGCAGGCCTGGCCGCTTCCGGCCGAACTTCTCGACAAGGCCGCCCAGGCCGCGTCCGACGCCGCGACCCCGATCGACGACATCCGGTCGGTGAAGGGATACCGCAAGAAGATGGCGGGCGTTCTGCTGGCGAAAGCGGTTCGTGGTATAGAATGA
- the floA gene encoding flotillin-like protein FloA (flotillin-like protein involved in membrane lipid rafts) has translation MGQIIVAGLVSLSVLVFLVVLSFFPFGTWLRCVSASVPANPISLIAMGLRKVPSDMIVDTYIKGTKAGLTLYLDRIEAHFLSGGDINNVVNALIAAGRAQLNLSFERAAAIDLAGRDVLDAVRMSVEPRVISTGDISGMAKNGIEVIARAKITVRANLETMVGGAGEETVLARVAEGIVSAIGSVDTHTDVLKKPEIITQRIMNAGLDAGTAFSIVSFDIADIDVGRNIGAMLQNDQAEADKKVAQAKAEGRRALAFAQLQENKAIEQEMKAKLVESEMRVPKALAESYKKGKLLVPRKARKNTVPRLGLGADHG, from the coding sequence ATGGGTCAGATCATCGTTGCGGGTCTCGTCAGTCTTTCGGTGCTCGTGTTTCTCGTTGTACTCTCGTTTTTCCCGTTCGGTACCTGGCTCCGCTGTGTTTCTGCCAGCGTGCCCGCGAATCCGATTTCTCTGATCGCGATGGGGCTTCGCAAGGTGCCGAGTGACATGATTGTCGACACGTATATCAAGGGCACGAAGGCTGGCCTGACGCTGTATCTCGATCGTATCGAGGCGCACTTTCTCTCGGGCGGCGACATCAATAACGTCGTCAACGCCCTGATCGCCGCGGGCCGGGCCCAGCTGAATCTGAGTTTTGAGCGCGCCGCCGCCATCGACCTTGCCGGCCGCGACGTGCTGGACGCCGTGCGCATGAGCGTCGAACCCCGGGTCATCTCGACCGGCGACATTTCCGGCATGGCCAAGAACGGCATCGAGGTCATCGCTCGCGCGAAGATCACCGTCCGGGCCAACCTCGAAACGATGGTGGGCGGCGCCGGCGAGGAAACGGTTCTGGCGCGCGTCGCCGAGGGCATCGTCTCGGCCATCGGCTCGGTCGATACCCACACCGACGTTCTCAAAAAGCCCGAAATCATCACTCAGCGTATCATGAACGCCGGCCTCGACGCGGGAACCGCGTTCAGCATCGTGTCATTCGATATCGCCGACATCGACGTCGGCCGCAACATCGGCGCGATGCTCCAGAACGACCAGGCGGAGGCCGACAAAAAGGTTGCACAGGCGAAGGCGGAAGGCCGCCGCGCCCTCGCATTTGCTCAACTCCAGGAGAACAAGGCCATCGAGCAGGAAATGAAGGCGAAACTCGTGGAATCCGAGATGCGTGTTCCCAAAGCTCTTGCCGAGAGTTATAAGAAAGGCAAGCTCCTCGTTCCGCGCAAGGCTCGCAAGAATACCGTTCCCCGCCTCGGCTTGGGTGCGGATCATGGGTGA